From a single Oceaniferula flava genomic region:
- the arsS gene encoding arsenosugar biosynthesis radical SAM (seleno)protein ArsS (Some members of this family are selenoproteins.), protein MNPFQKKLTAGGVPLSRGRFETLQINVGRKCNQVCTHCHVDAGPHRTEMMDEATAHKVGAWIREHRPKIVDITGGAPEISEFFNYFVETARSVGAHVIDRNNLTIIETKSYAYLPEYLAKHQVEVVASLPCYLEENVDEQRGNGVFQKSISALRKLNAAGYGTTLPLTLVYNPIGAKLPPEQSQLEADYKRELEARYGIVFTRLFAVTNLPIARFAVDLREHGQWDYYMELLANSFNPATVDGLMCRSTINIGYEGEVFDCDFNQMLKMQQRADGQPLYLWDITPESMAQQAILTANHCFGCTAGHGSSCTGSLEPSEQVAAI, encoded by the coding sequence ATGAACCCATTCCAGAAAAAACTAACAGCTGGCGGTGTCCCGCTCTCACGCGGACGTTTCGAAACTTTGCAAATCAACGTGGGTCGCAAGTGCAACCAAGTTTGCACCCACTGCCACGTCGATGCCGGGCCACACCGCACCGAGATGATGGATGAGGCCACGGCGCATAAGGTCGGCGCATGGATTCGTGAGCACCGACCTAAAATTGTCGACATCACCGGTGGCGCACCGGAGATCAGTGAGTTTTTCAACTACTTCGTCGAGACCGCACGTTCGGTGGGTGCGCATGTGATCGACCGTAATAATCTGACCATCATCGAGACCAAATCCTACGCCTACTTGCCTGAGTATTTGGCGAAGCATCAAGTGGAGGTGGTCGCTTCACTGCCATGTTACCTCGAGGAAAATGTCGATGAACAACGTGGCAACGGAGTCTTCCAGAAAAGCATTTCAGCCCTGAGAAAACTTAACGCAGCCGGCTACGGAACCACCTTGCCCTTGACCCTGGTTTACAATCCGATCGGGGCCAAGCTTCCGCCCGAACAGTCGCAGCTGGAAGCTGATTACAAAAGGGAACTCGAGGCTCGTTACGGCATTGTGTTCACCCGACTTTTTGCCGTCACCAACTTACCGATCGCACGTTTTGCCGTCGATCTCCGTGAGCACGGTCAGTGGGATTATTACATGGAGTTGTTAGCCAACAGCTTCAACCCCGCCACCGTCGACGGTTTGATGTGCCGCAGCACCATCAACATTGGTTACGAAGGAGAAGTCTTCGATTGTGATTTCAACCAGATGCTCAAGATGCAGCAGAGGGCTGATGGTCAACCGCTCTACCTCTGGGACATCACTCCGGAGTCGATGGCGCAGCAGGCGATTCTCACCGCGAACCATTGTTTTGGCTGCACCGCAGGCCACGGCAGCAGCTGCACCGGATCGCTGGAGCCCAGCGAACAAGTGGCCGCCATTTAA
- a CDS encoding sigma-70 family RNA polymerase sigma factor, translating to MNNIPIEDLMQHADRLYQFALSRVKDHHVAEDLVQDCLSAGWQGIDRFNASSSLSTWLGGIMKFKIIDHFRRSERSPSDQCQDACDERDTLDTLFDAHGSWRVDPNYGLKMLTDAPDQAASQNELFDWISRCLKKLPERLHVLFTLREVDGLDVASAAAAAGVTTGSAGVLLTRSRQKLRACLQSHGITPQP from the coding sequence ATGAACAACATCCCCATTGAAGATCTGATGCAGCATGCCGATAGACTCTACCAGTTTGCCTTGTCGCGGGTGAAGGATCATCACGTCGCGGAGGATTTGGTGCAGGACTGCCTGTCGGCCGGATGGCAGGGGATCGATCGCTTTAACGCAAGCTCGTCATTGAGCACTTGGCTGGGCGGCATTATGAAATTTAAAATCATCGATCACTTTCGTCGCTCAGAACGCAGCCCGTCCGATCAATGCCAGGATGCCTGCGATGAGCGTGACACGCTTGATACGTTGTTTGACGCGCATGGATCCTGGAGGGTCGATCCGAACTATGGCCTGAAAATGCTGACCGATGCTCCGGATCAGGCGGCATCGCAAAACGAGCTGTTCGACTGGATTAGCAGATGTCTGAAAAAACTTCCGGAGCGCCTTCATGTCCTCTTCACCCTGCGTGAGGTCGATGGCTTGGATGTGGCATCGGCAGCGGCTGCCGCTGGGGTGACCACGGGCAGCGCGGGGGTATTACTCACAAGATCGCGACAAAAACTCCGAGCCTGTTTGCAGAGCCACGGAATCACGCCGCAACCATAA
- a CDS encoding arsenate reductase ArsC, with the protein MKPTILILCTGNSCRSHMAEGYLQHKLGNLVNVQSAGSKPSNYVHPIAIQVMQELEIDISGHRSKHLDEYMQQDIDTVITVCDNAETCCPTFPGERKHYCWSFADPADATGTEEEIVNAFRKVRDEIRETFDRYAAELSLQLSGT; encoded by the coding sequence ATGAAACCAACCATTCTCATCCTCTGCACAGGCAACTCATGCCGCAGCCACATGGCCGAAGGTTACCTACAGCATAAGTTAGGAAATCTCGTCAACGTGCAAAGCGCTGGCTCGAAACCCTCGAACTACGTGCACCCGATCGCAATCCAAGTCATGCAAGAGCTCGAGATTGATATCAGCGGCCACCGTAGCAAGCACCTGGATGAATACATGCAGCAGGACATCGATACCGTGATCACCGTCTGCGACAATGCGGAAACGTGCTGCCCAACCTTTCCGGGTGAACGAAAGCATTACTGCTGGAGTTTTGCCGACCCTGCGGATGCGACTGGCACCGAGGAGGAAATCGTCAATGCCTTCCGTAAAGTCAGAGACGAGATCAGAGAGACCTTTGACCGATATGCCGCTGAGTTGAGTTTGCAACTATCAGGAACTTAA
- a CDS encoding 4Fe-4S binding protein — translation MLRESHSIVPPDPQLDAIERSGLAILGIGLVLFFLALFEQFTGLGSWVFFTMVSCIIAGGVIYGVRHHLKRPAGIQNNNIVKNTFTGVGSGGWLLGVVITGLYTAYYFYSGHLSGITRVFDPLSELLRNRAADIWFVYGACYTIAVVVMGIKAIAKYRHSKYQIIRTCSIMFCQFGFAFMVPSIMERLNQPYFLPNYFWPLEYKALMPDKVGDLLNSGKAMAGFVFGWGILMTLIATPVLTYYFGKRWYCSWVCGCGGLANTAGDSFRHLSNKSRSAWQVERIMIYSVLVFVVVMTAMVWLDAWWGTLGGASLTVRKVYGFLIGAVFSGVIGVGFYPLLGSRVWCRFGCPMAAVLGIIQKFKSRFRITTNGAQCISCGNCSKYCEMGIDVRWYAQRGQDIVRSACVGCGMCSTVCPRGVLNLENGPTDQREEYQFDLIASIKARQLEAPKASHSND, via the coding sequence ATGCTCAGAGAAAGTCATTCGATCGTTCCTCCAGATCCACAACTTGATGCCATCGAGCGCAGTGGTCTTGCCATCCTGGGCATTGGCCTGGTGTTGTTTTTCCTCGCGCTTTTCGAGCAATTCACCGGTCTTGGTAGCTGGGTGTTTTTCACCATGGTGTCCTGTATCATCGCAGGTGGTGTCATTTATGGAGTGCGTCACCACCTCAAGCGACCAGCAGGAATCCAGAACAACAACATTGTCAAAAACACCTTCACCGGAGTGGGCTCCGGTGGGTGGTTGCTCGGTGTCGTCATCACCGGGCTTTACACCGCTTACTATTTTTACTCCGGACATCTCAGCGGTATCACCCGTGTCTTCGATCCCTTGAGCGAACTGCTGCGCAATCGGGCTGCGGATATCTGGTTTGTTTACGGAGCTTGTTACACCATCGCGGTGGTTGTGATGGGGATCAAAGCGATCGCGAAATACCGCCACAGCAAATACCAAATCATCCGGACCTGCTCGATCATGTTTTGCCAGTTTGGTTTTGCCTTCATGGTGCCTTCGATCATGGAACGGCTGAATCAGCCTTACTTTTTACCGAACTACTTCTGGCCGTTAGAATACAAGGCCCTGATGCCGGATAAAGTCGGCGACCTACTCAACAGCGGCAAGGCCATGGCTGGGTTTGTCTTTGGCTGGGGGATTCTGATGACTCTGATTGCGACTCCTGTGCTCACTTATTACTTCGGCAAGCGTTGGTATTGTTCCTGGGTTTGCGGCTGTGGTGGACTTGCCAATACCGCTGGCGATAGCTTCAGGCATCTGTCTAACAAATCGCGCAGCGCATGGCAGGTCGAACGCATCATGATCTACAGTGTGCTGGTCTTCGTCGTTGTCATGACCGCAATGGTTTGGCTCGATGCCTGGTGGGGGACTTTGGGGGGAGCTTCGCTTACCGTTAGAAAAGTCTATGGCTTCCTGATCGGCGCCGTATTCTCAGGGGTGATTGGTGTGGGGTTCTATCCTCTTCTTGGCTCGCGCGTCTGGTGTCGATTCGGATGCCCGATGGCGGCAGTCCTCGGGATCATTCAGAAGTTCAAATCCAGGTTCAGAATTACGACTAACGGAGCTCAGTGCATTTCCTGCGGCAACTGCTCGAAATACTGTGAAATGGGGATTGATGTCCGTTGGTATGCGCAGCGTGGCCAAGACATCGTGCGCTCAGCCTGCGTGGGTTGTGGCATGTGCTCGACCGTTTGTCCGCGCGGAGTTCTTAACCTGGAAAACGGGCCGACGGATCAACGCGAGGAGTATCAATTTGACTTAATCGCCAGCATTAAAGCCAGGCAGCTCGAGGCTCCGAAAGCCTCCCATAGCAATGACTAA
- a CDS encoding methyltransferase domain-containing protein: protein MTTQTTSSSEAATRDRYAAAALAPEAALCCPVDYDPQYLKAIPAEVIEKDYGCGDPSKYLQPGETVLDLGSGTGKICFIASQVVGPAGKVIGVDMTDDMLEVAQRNAPVVAEEIGYANVEFRKGRIQDLGLDLDLLDAELKKQPITDANSYLSSESLASDLRIKHPLIASDTVDVVVSNCVLNLVETHLKTQLFEELFRVLKKGGRAVISDIVSDEEIPTHLQNDAYLWSGCISGAYTEEGFLKAFADAGFHGIEILKRDEAPWQTVEGIEFRSVTIQAWKGKQGPCLERNQAVIYKGPFSKVLDDDGHAMERGKRYAVCDKTFHLYQKPPYREYFEFIEPLESVALEDAVEFPCGATRERHPRETKGGDYTVTTAASNCCDPADGTSCC from the coding sequence ATGACTACCCAAACTACCTCATCGTCTGAAGCCGCCACCCGTGACCGCTACGCCGCCGCTGCCCTTGCTCCCGAAGCCGCTCTTTGCTGCCCGGTTGACTACGACCCCCAATACCTGAAGGCGATCCCTGCCGAAGTGATCGAAAAAGATTACGGTTGTGGTGATCCTTCCAAGTATCTGCAGCCCGGTGAAACCGTGCTTGATCTCGGATCCGGCACCGGAAAGATCTGTTTTATTGCTTCCCAGGTCGTGGGCCCCGCAGGAAAAGTCATCGGGGTCGATATGACTGATGACATGCTGGAAGTGGCTCAGCGCAATGCTCCGGTTGTGGCTGAAGAAATTGGCTACGCGAATGTGGAGTTCCGCAAGGGGCGTATCCAAGACCTTGGCTTGGATCTCGACTTACTCGATGCCGAGTTGAAAAAACAACCGATCACCGATGCCAACTCCTATCTGTCATCGGAGTCACTCGCCTCCGATCTCAGGATCAAACATCCCTTGATTGCGAGCGATACGGTCGATGTCGTCGTTTCTAACTGCGTGCTCAATCTCGTTGAAACTCATTTGAAGACTCAGCTCTTCGAGGAGCTTTTCCGGGTTCTTAAAAAAGGAGGCCGCGCGGTGATATCCGACATTGTGTCCGATGAAGAAATCCCGACTCATCTTCAGAACGACGCCTATCTCTGGAGTGGTTGCATTAGTGGTGCTTACACCGAAGAGGGGTTCCTCAAAGCCTTTGCCGATGCCGGTTTCCACGGTATCGAAATCCTTAAACGTGACGAGGCCCCGTGGCAAACCGTCGAGGGGATTGAGTTCCGCTCGGTCACCATTCAAGCCTGGAAAGGCAAACAGGGTCCCTGTCTTGAGCGCAATCAGGCGGTCATCTACAAAGGCCCTTTCAGTAAGGTGCTCGATGACGATGGCCATGCGATGGAACGCGGCAAACGTTACGCGGTCTGCGATAAAACCTTCCACCTTTATCAAAAGCCTCCCTACCGTGAGTATTTTGAGTTCATCGAACCGCTCGAGTCCGTTGCTCTCGAAGATGCGGTGGAGTTTCCCTGCGGAGCGACCCGCGAGCGCCATCCGCGCGAGACCAAAGGTGGCGACTACACCGTCACCACCGCAGCCTCTAACTGCTGTGATCCCGCCGACGGGACAAGCTGCTGTTAA
- a CDS encoding DUF3179 domain-containing (seleno)protein, which translates to MHKFLLISLMIPSMLHADPEFKPRQVVKPFKAIVDAPHVDAGAAKPFVKDNELVLGVSIGQASRAYPINMLTNPTREIINDKLGGKYIAATWUHLCFNGIVYDRNVDKKTLTFQVSGMLWQRSLVMRDLETQSLWSHLLGTAMQGKMKGSALEILPASMTTWGEWKQRHPQTTLLALPRTAKRFTESVWKNPAAFIYGITPHAGTEPIAVAMPLLQKQKLIQAKDKGEFYLFTFSDKGKRAQAFSRVLDDKKSSPPLVFQLSQEKGSMRDTLTQSTWDIVTGECTKGQLEGKQLKLLPGTVSFKRAWETFFPDGTMVK; encoded by the coding sequence ATGCACAAATTTCTTCTTATCTCCCTGATGATTCCATCCATGCTGCACGCCGATCCGGAGTTCAAACCGCGACAGGTGGTCAAGCCGTTCAAGGCCATCGTCGATGCTCCACACGTTGATGCCGGAGCCGCTAAGCCATTTGTCAAAGATAATGAACTGGTGCTCGGGGTATCGATCGGTCAAGCCTCGCGTGCCTACCCCATCAATATGCTCACCAATCCGACGCGTGAGATCATCAACGACAAGCTTGGGGGCAAATACATCGCCGCCACCTGGTGACACCTCTGCTTTAACGGCATCGTGTATGACCGTAACGTCGATAAAAAAACCCTCACCTTTCAAGTCTCAGGCATGCTCTGGCAGCGCAGCTTAGTGATGCGCGACCTGGAAACCCAATCACTCTGGAGCCACTTGCTAGGCACGGCGATGCAAGGGAAGATGAAGGGCTCTGCGCTTGAGATCCTCCCCGCCAGCATGACCACTTGGGGTGAATGGAAACAACGCCATCCTCAGACCACCCTGCTCGCCCTGCCACGCACCGCCAAAAGGTTTACCGAAAGCGTCTGGAAAAACCCCGCCGCTTTCATCTACGGCATCACTCCCCATGCCGGGACCGAGCCCATTGCTGTGGCGATGCCATTGCTGCAGAAACAGAAACTCATACAGGCTAAGGACAAGGGTGAATTCTATCTGTTTACCTTCTCGGACAAGGGCAAGCGTGCTCAGGCATTCAGTCGGGTCCTTGACGACAAGAAATCCAGCCCCCCGCTCGTGTTTCAACTGAGCCAGGAAAAAGGCAGCATGCGCGACACTCTCACCCAATCGACCTGGGACATCGTCACCGGCGAATGTACCAAAGGTCAGCTGGAGGGAAAACAGCTCAAGCTTCTGCCTGGAACCGTTTCCTTCAAACGAGCTTGGGAAACCTTTTTTCCGGATGGAACGATGGTGAAATAA
- a CDS encoding zf-HC2 domain-containing protein, which translates to MNNHSPPPPPLSYRLMQRLMWPVLKVLGMSCKSTYELCSTQMDRKLSFSESLRLRLHLLICSSCRHLPAQFKGLKKLVHVACDHDSEPHLDSTAQLTEESKDRIRESLSKKP; encoded by the coding sequence ATGAACAACCATTCCCCTCCGCCACCGCCACTCAGCTATCGGCTGATGCAGCGGCTGATGTGGCCGGTGCTCAAGGTGCTCGGCATGTCCTGTAAGTCGACTTACGAGCTGTGCTCTACCCAGATGGACAGGAAACTCAGCTTTTCTGAATCCCTTCGGCTGCGCTTGCATCTCCTGATTTGCAGCAGCTGCCGGCATTTGCCCGCCCAGTTCAAGGGACTGAAAAAACTGGTCCATGTTGCCTGTGACCATGACAGCGAGCCGCATCTCGATAGCACAGCCCAATTGACCGAAGAGTCGAAAGATCGCATTCGCGAATCACTCAGCAAAAAACCTTAA
- a CDS encoding NAD(P)/FAD-dependent oxidoreductase, which yields MKPIIIIGNGIAGVTAAREIRKRHLEIPILIISGETDHHFSRTALMYIFMGHMHYKDTKPYEDHFWRENKLELKRAWVKKIEHEANRIVLQDGDALEYSDLILAVGSTPNKFGWPGQDLPGAQGLYSKQDLDQLEAHAEGARHAVIVGGGLIGIEMAEMLITRGIGVTFLVRENVFWGAVLPEEEAKMIEQHIHEHHVDLRMQDELDSIHAGDDGKVSHIITKSGEKIDCSIVGLTAGVRPNIDWLKEGSEVELDRGILVNNYFRTNLPNVWSIGDCAQLRTPPAGRRPIEAVWYVGKMQGTFVAANILGDELEYDPGIWWNSAKFFDIEYQTYGTVMPTPQEGEKSFFWKAPGKHITLRINYREDSLAVTGVNVFGIRHRHQVWEHWIREKVAITEVLRQLAAANFDPEFFTQYEDQIIAQWNQQSEIQVSKQLEKGLFSSMLAKLNLFKSH from the coding sequence ATGAAACCTATCATTATCATCGGCAATGGTATCGCTGGAGTGACTGCCGCCAGAGAGATCAGAAAACGTCATCTGGAGATTCCCATACTCATCATTTCTGGCGAGACCGACCATCACTTTTCCCGCACGGCCCTGATGTATATTTTTATGGGGCACATGCATTATAAGGATACCAAACCTTATGAAGATCACTTCTGGAGGGAAAACAAACTCGAACTCAAACGTGCATGGGTGAAAAAGATCGAGCACGAAGCGAACAGGATTGTATTGCAAGATGGAGACGCTCTGGAATACAGCGATCTGATCCTCGCCGTCGGCTCCACACCCAATAAATTTGGCTGGCCAGGGCAAGATCTTCCCGGTGCTCAGGGACTCTACTCCAAACAAGATCTCGACCAACTAGAGGCCCATGCCGAGGGAGCCAGGCATGCGGTCATCGTAGGTGGCGGTTTGATCGGTATTGAGATGGCGGAAATGCTCATCACGCGCGGAATCGGTGTCACCTTCCTCGTCAGGGAAAATGTCTTCTGGGGCGCCGTGCTGCCTGAAGAGGAAGCTAAAATGATCGAGCAGCATATCCATGAGCACCACGTGGATCTGCGCATGCAAGATGAACTGGATAGCATCCATGCTGGCGACGATGGAAAAGTCTCTCACATCATCACCAAGAGTGGCGAGAAAATCGATTGCAGCATCGTCGGACTCACCGCTGGTGTCCGCCCCAACATCGACTGGCTGAAAGAGGGTAGCGAGGTCGAGCTTGATCGAGGTATCTTGGTCAACAACTATTTCAGAACCAATCTCCCGAACGTCTGGAGCATCGGCGACTGTGCCCAGCTCCGCACGCCTCCCGCTGGACGCAGACCGATCGAAGCCGTCTGGTATGTAGGAAAAATGCAAGGGACCTTCGTGGCGGCCAACATTCTAGGTGATGAGTTAGAGTATGATCCAGGCATCTGGTGGAACTCGGCGAAGTTTTTCGACATCGAATACCAAACCTACGGAACCGTGATGCCGACACCGCAAGAGGGTGAAAAAAGCTTCTTTTGGAAGGCTCCCGGCAAGCACATCACCCTGCGTATCAACTACCGTGAAGACAGCCTGGCCGTCACCGGCGTCAATGTTTTCGGTATCCGCCATCGGCACCAAGTATGGGAACACTGGATCCGTGAAAAAGTGGCGATCACCGAGGTGCTTCGCCAATTAGCCGCGGCGAATTTCGACCCGGAATTTTTCACCCAATACGAAGATCAGATCATCGCTCAGTGGAATCAACAAAGCGAAATCCAAGTCAGCAAACAGCTGGAGAAAGGGCTCTTCAGCTCCATGCTCGCCAAACTCAACCTTTTCAAATCCCACTAA
- a CDS encoding inorganic phosphate transporter: protein MIIPLAVILAVAFLAYANGANDNFKGVASLFGSGVCNFRTALTWATVTTMAGSIAALFLASALLKNFSGKGLVPEALSVSPAFVLAVAIGAGGTVLLATRFGFPISTTHGLTGALVGAGMMADSAGVNYAVLGKTFLMPLLLSPFLALVVGGLIYLLFKGGRKALGVTEETCVCVGEEWVPVHNSNGSAVAKSSVTLAVDETAACERRYHGRVLGLEVKTLVDQLHFLSAGAVSFARGLNDTPKIAALLLVAGSLSIPWSLAIVGVIMALGGLLQSKRVATTMSHKLTDMNPGQGLAANVSTALLVTTASFHGLPVSTTHVSVGGLLGMGTVTGQAKWKTVIPVLASWVITLPVAIIFAALAYYLFNFIQS, encoded by the coding sequence ATGATCATTCCGCTCGCCGTCATTTTAGCCGTTGCCTTTTTAGCCTATGCCAATGGAGCAAACGATAACTTCAAAGGTGTTGCCAGTCTCTTTGGCAGCGGTGTTTGTAACTTCCGAACCGCGCTCACATGGGCGACCGTCACCACCATGGCCGGAAGCATTGCTGCCTTGTTTCTAGCTTCGGCATTGTTGAAGAACTTTTCAGGAAAAGGTCTGGTGCCAGAAGCCCTTTCGGTCTCACCGGCGTTTGTGTTGGCGGTTGCCATCGGGGCAGGGGGCACGGTCCTACTCGCGACACGTTTTGGTTTCCCCATTTCCACCACCCACGGCCTCACCGGTGCGCTCGTGGGTGCCGGCATGATGGCCGACAGTGCCGGCGTCAACTACGCGGTGTTAGGGAAGACCTTTTTAATGCCTCTCCTACTCAGCCCGTTTCTCGCCCTCGTGGTGGGTGGACTGATTTACCTGCTCTTCAAAGGGGGGAGAAAAGCGCTGGGGGTCACGGAGGAGACGTGTGTTTGCGTCGGTGAGGAATGGGTGCCTGTGCATAACAGCAATGGTTCGGCGGTCGCCAAGAGCTCGGTGACGCTGGCTGTCGACGAGACTGCGGCCTGTGAACGTCGCTATCATGGTCGGGTGTTAGGGCTGGAGGTGAAAACCTTGGTCGATCAACTGCACTTTCTCAGCGCGGGTGCGGTGAGTTTTGCGCGTGGACTCAATGACACCCCTAAAATTGCCGCCCTGCTCCTTGTCGCTGGCTCACTCAGCATCCCTTGGAGTTTGGCGATCGTGGGCGTTATTATGGCGCTCGGCGGACTGCTTCAGTCCAAACGCGTGGCCACCACCATGAGTCACAAACTCACCGACATGAACCCGGGCCAAGGACTTGCCGCCAATGTTTCCACCGCCTTGCTGGTCACGACCGCCAGCTTTCACGGTCTGCCGGTCAGCACCACACACGTCAGCGTGGGCGGATTGCTTGGCATGGGCACGGTCACCGGCCAGGCCAAGTGGAAAACAGTCATCCCAGTCCTGGCTTCGTGGGTGATCACTCTGCCCGTCGCGATCATTTTCGCAGCTCTTGCTTATTACCTCTTCAACTTTATCCAGTCATGA